The proteins below are encoded in one region of Dama dama isolate Ldn47 chromosome 21, ASM3311817v1, whole genome shotgun sequence:
- the SLC10A5 gene encoding sodium/bile acid cotransporter 5, which produces MIRKLFIVLLLSSVTLGEARKPFLSLLNIEKTEVLFFTKVEETVVVRSSYRDKQPNSSYLLVQLEDDKMLQVVNVTKTLSDVTSFTINLVTDGDGETNLTVQLWDLEGRRKSLIEEIKNVRVRVLKQRQDSPFPASNLIDRNILMLFLPMILLNKCAFGCKIEFQVFETVWKRPLPVVLGAVIQFFLMPFCGFLLTQILALPEAQAFGFIVTCTCPGGGGGYLFALLLEGDVTLAILMTCTSTFLALVTMPTNSYIYSRILGLSGTLRIPISRIMSTLLFILAPMSVGIAIKRRLPNKANFLERIIRPLSFILMFIGIYLTFSMGSVFLKTVNLEVLLLGVLVPALGLLFGYFFAKISMLPLPVCKTVAIEGGVLNSFLALAIIQLSFPQSDADSASVAPFTVAMCSGCEMLLILLFYKAKKRCILNIEEKRKIPQSNG; this is translated from the coding sequence atgattagAAAACTTTTTATTGTCCTGCTTTTGTCATCCGTGACTCTTGGAGAAGCCAGGAAACCCTTTCTCAGTTTGCTGAACATAGAAAAGACTGAAGTACTGTTTTTCACAAAGGTGGAAGAAACCGTTGTTGTAAGGTCAAGTTACAGAGATAAACAGCCAAACTCCAGCTACCTCCTCGTGCAACTGGAAGATGATAAAATGCTCCAAGTGGTGAATGTGACCAAGACCTTGTCGGACGTGACCAGCTTTACCATAAATCTGGTGACAGATGGAGACGGAGAGACAAATCTGACTGTTCAGCTGTGGGATTTGGAAGGTAGGCGCAAAAGCCTCATTGAAGAGATAAAGAATGTCCGAGTCAGAGTGCTCAAACAGAGACAAGACAGTCCTTTCCCGGCATCAAACCTCATTGACAGAAACATCCTAATGCTTTTTCTGCCAATGATACTGTTAAATAAATGTGCGTTTGGTTGCAAGATTGAGTTCCAGGTGTTTGAAACAGTGTGGAAGAGACCTTTGCCGGTAGTTCTTGGGGCGGTTATACAGTTTTTTCTTATGCCATTTTGCGGATTCCTTCTGACACAGATTTTGGCCTTGCCTGAGGCACAGGCTTTTGGATTTATAGTCACTTGCACGTGcccaggtggtggtgggggctACCTCTTTGCTCTGCTTCTAGAAGGAGATGTCACTTTGGCCATCCTCATGACTTGCACATCAACGTTTCTGGCCCTGGTAACGATGCCTACCAATTCGTACATATACAGTAGAATCTTAGGGTTATCAGGTACACTGCGTATTCCTATTTCTAGAATTATGTCAACCCTCCTCTTCATCCTCGCACCAATGTCAGTGGGAATAGCCATCAAGCGTAGACTGCCTAACAAAGCCAACTTCTTGGAGAGGATCATCAGACCTCtgagttttattttaatgtttataggGATTTATTTGACTTTCAGCATGGGATCGGTGTTTCTGAAAACAGTGAACCTCGAGGTTCTTCTGTTGGGTGTCTTAGTTCCTGCTTTGGGTTTGTTGTTCGGGTACTTTTTCGCTAAAATTTCTatgctgcctcttcctgtttgtaAAACTGTCGCTATTGAAGGTGGGGTCCTGAATAGTTTCTTAGCACTTGCCATCATTCAGCTCTCCTTTCCCCAGTCTGATGCAGACTCAGCTTCTGTGGCTCCGTTTACTGTGGCCATGTGCTCTGGATGTGAAATGTTACTGATCCTTCTGTTCTACAAGGCTAAGAAAAGATGCATCCTTAACAtcgaagaaaaaagaaaaatcccccaGTCTAACGGTTAA